In a genomic window of Telopea speciosissima isolate NSW1024214 ecotype Mountain lineage chromosome 5, Tspe_v1, whole genome shotgun sequence:
- the LOC122662101 gene encoding proteasome subunit alpha type-7: protein MARYDRAITVFSPDGHLFQVEYALEAVRKGNAAVGVRGTDTIVLGVEKKSTAKLQDTRSVRKIVNLDNHIALACAGLKADARVLINKARIECQSHRLTVEDPVTVEYITRYIAGLQQKYTQSGGVRPFGLSTLIVGFDPYTGVPSLYQTDPSGTFSAWKANATGRNSNSMREFLEKNFKETSGQETIKLTIRALLEVVESGGKNIEIAVMTREHGLRQLEEAEIDAIVAEIEAEKASAEAAKKGPPKET, encoded by the exons ATGGCTCGATATGATCGTGCGATCACAGTATTCTCTCCAGATGGCCATCTGTTTCAAGTTGAGTACGCCCTCGAGGCTGTACGCAAGGGTAACGCCGCCGTTGGAGTTCGAGGTACCGACACCATTGTTCTCGGTGTCGAGAAGAAATCTACCGCTAAACTTCAAGACACGAG atCAGTTAGAAAGATTGTAAATCTTGATAACCACATTGCTTTGGCTTGTGCCGGGCTAAAAGCAGATGCAAGAGTCCTGATAAACAAGGCAAGGATTGAGTGTCAAAGCCATAGGCTTACCGTTGAGGATCCTGTAACAGTTGAATACATCACGCGTTACATTGCTGGTCTTCAACAGAAGTATACACAAAGCGGTGGTGTGAGGCCATTTGGCCTTTCAACTTTGATTGTGGGCTTTGACCCATACACTGGTGTTCCATCACTCTATCAGACAGATCCATCCGGGACATTTTCGGCTTGGAAAGCTAATGCGACTGGGAGAAACTCAAATTCTATGCGTGAGTTTTTGGAGAAGAACTTCAAGGAAACTTCTGGGCAAGAGACTATAAAGCTTACAATCCGTGCATTGCTAGAA GTTGTTGAGAGTGGTGGAAAGAATATAGAGATTGCTGTAATGACAAGAGAACATGGGCTACGGCAACTTGAGGAAGCTGAAATTGATGCCATTGTTGCTGAAATAGAAGCAGAGAAAGCATCAGCAGAGGCTGCAAAGAAGGGGCCTCCAAAAGAAACCTAA